The genomic stretch ACCCTGGAGCAGGCAGGAGCACTGCTGGCAGCAGGCGCAACCCGGCTGGGCACTTCTGCCGGAGTGGCAATTGTGAGTGAGGAGCAAAGCAGTAAACAATGAAATAATAAGGAGGAGTTTTATGGCATATGGCAAGATCAGGGAGTTTCTGCAGAATGAGCTGAAGACGGTCCGGGAGCAGGGGCTCTATAAGGAGGAGCGTTATATCCACGGACCGCAGGGGGCGCAGATCAAGGTTGAGTATCCGGAAGGGGCACCACAGAAGGGGGTGCTGAACTTCTGCGCCAATAACTATCTCGGGCTTTCGAGCCATCCGGAGGTGATCAAGGCGGCGCACGAGGCGCTGGAGCAATGGGGCTACGGGCTGTCCTCGGTCCGGTTTATCTGCGGAACCCAGAGCCTGCACCGCCAGCTGGAGCGCAAAATCGCCGAGTTTCTCGGGATGGAGGATGCAATTCTCTATTCCTCCTGCTTTGATGCGAACGGCGGGCTGTTTGAGGTGCTGCTGGGACCGGAGGATGCGATTGTTACCGACCAGCTGAATCACGCCTCGATCATTGACGGAATCCGGCTGTGCAAGGTGCCGAAGGAGCGCCGGCTGATCTATCAGCATGCGGATATGGCGGATCTGGAGGCGAAGCTGAAGCAGGCGCGGGCGGGCGGTGCCCGGTTTGTGATGATCGCTACTGATGGCGCATTTTCGATGGACGGTGATGTGGCGAAGCTGGATCAGATTGTGCCGCTGGCGGAGAAGTATGATGCGCTGGTAATGATTGACGACTCCCATGCGACCGGTTTTATGGGCAAGACCGGACGCGGGACCCACGAGCACTGCGGGGTGATGGGCAAGGTGGATATCATTACCACCACCTTCGGCAAGGCGATGGGCGGTGCCTCGGGCGGTGTGACCGCTGCCCGGAAGGAGATTGTGGAGATTTTAAGACAGCGGTCCCGACCGTATCTGTTCTCCAATACGCTGTGTCCGGTGGTGGCGGCGGCGACGCTGAGGGTGATTGAGCTGCTGTCGCAGACGACCGAGCGCCGGGACAAGCTGGAGTGGAACACGAAGTATTTCCGGCAGAAGATGACCGAGGCGGGCTTTGACATCAAGCCGGGTGAACATCCGATTGTGCCGATCATGCTCTACAATGCGAAGCTGGCGCAGGACTTTGCCCGGGATCTGTATCACGAGGGGATCTATGTGATCGGGTTCTTCTATCCGGTGGTGCCGAAGGGTCAGGCGCGGATCCGGGTGCAGTTGTCGGCTGCCCATGACAAGGAGCACATTGACCGGGCGATTGAGGCGTTCGTCAAGGTCGGCAGAAAATACGACATCCTCGGGAAGAAGCGGGAGGAGATCATCGCCCGCTACGGCGAGTAAGCCGGGTTTTCCGCATCCAGGGGCGTCCGGTCGGACGCCCCTTTTTATTAAGGGATTTCTCCACTCCGCCTCGCTGTCGCTCGGCTCCGGTCGAAATGACCGAAAAAAGGTGCCTCGGCGTCGTCCGGTCGAAATGACCTTCCTCTTTTCCGTCATTCCGAGCGAGGCGTAAGCCGAGTCGAGGAATCCCCCCTTCTGTCATTCCGAGTTTGTCGAGGAATCGCTTTATTCCTCCACTCCGATGTCCGGGCTGAGGTCGCGCCAGCCCGGGTTCATCTGCCGGATCAGCGCCTCCTTCTTTTCCCGGCGCCAGCGCTTGTTCTGCTTTTCCCGGGTGATGGCATTAACCGGGTCTTCGTAGACCTCATACCAGACCAGCCGGTTGATGTTATATCTGGCGGTGAATCCGGGGATGAGTTTGTGCTTGTGTTCATACACCCGGCGCCGGAGGTCGGCGGTAACGCCGAGATAGAGTGTGCCGGTTCTGCTTGCCATCAGGTAGACATAGAACTGGCGGGACACAGAGATATGGTATTACAATGGAATTATGAGGCAAGGGATTTCTCCACTCCGCCTCGCTGTCGCTCGGCTCCGGTCGAAATGACCGAAAAAAGGTGCCTCGGCGTCGTCCGGTCGAAATGACCTTCCTCTTTTCCGTCATTCCGAGCGGAGTGAAACGGAGTCGAGGAATCCCTCCCTCCCTTCTGTCATTCCGAGTTTGTCGAGGAATCGCTTTTCAGAGATTTCTCCACTCCGCCTCGCTGTCG from candidate division WOR-3 bacterium encodes the following:
- a CDS encoding GIY-YIG nuclease family protein, yielding MSRQFYVYLMASRTGTLYLGVTADLRRRVYEHKHKLIPGFTARYNINRLVWYEVYEDPVNAITREKQNKRWRREKKEALIRQMNPGWRDLSPDIGVEE
- the kbl gene encoding glycine C-acetyltransferase, translating into MAYGKIREFLQNELKTVREQGLYKEERYIHGPQGAQIKVEYPEGAPQKGVLNFCANNYLGLSSHPEVIKAAHEALEQWGYGLSSVRFICGTQSLHRQLERKIAEFLGMEDAILYSSCFDANGGLFEVLLGPEDAIVTDQLNHASIIDGIRLCKVPKERRLIYQHADMADLEAKLKQARAGGARFVMIATDGAFSMDGDVAKLDQIVPLAEKYDALVMIDDSHATGFMGKTGRGTHEHCGVMGKVDIITTTFGKAMGGASGGVTAARKEIVEILRQRSRPYLFSNTLCPVVAAATLRVIELLSQTTERRDKLEWNTKYFRQKMTEAGFDIKPGEHPIVPIMLYNAKLAQDFARDLYHEGIYVIGFFYPVVPKGQARIRVQLSAAHDKEHIDRAIEAFVKVGRKYDILGKKREEIIARYGE